Proteins encoded in a region of the Pseudomonas shahriarae genome:
- the rpoE gene encoding RNA polymerase sigma factor RpoE yields MLTQEEDQQLVERVQRGDKRAFDLLVLKYQHKILGLIVRFVHDTHEAQDVAQEAFIKAYRALGNFRGDSAFYTWLYRIAINTAKNYLVSRGRRPPDSDVSSEDAEFYDGDHGLKDLESPERALLRDEIEGTVHRTIQQLPEDLRTALTLREFDGLSYEDIASVMQCPVGTVRSRIFRAREAIDKALQPLLQEN; encoded by the coding sequence ATGCTAACCCAGGAAGAGGATCAGCAGCTGGTCGAGCGCGTTCAGCGCGGTGACAAGCGTGCATTTGATCTGCTAGTGCTGAAATACCAGCACAAAATTCTCGGGTTGATCGTGCGGTTTGTGCACGACACCCATGAAGCGCAGGACGTTGCACAGGAAGCCTTTATCAAGGCCTACCGTGCACTCGGTAATTTTCGCGGTGACAGTGCGTTCTACACGTGGCTGTACCGCATCGCCATCAACACGGCGAAGAACTATCTGGTGTCTCGCGGACGCCGCCCACCCGATAGTGATGTGAGTTCGGAAGATGCAGAATTTTACGATGGTGATCACGGCCTCAAGGATCTCGAGTCGCCGGAGCGTGCATTGCTGCGCGACGAGATCGAAGGCACTGTCCATCGCACTATTCAGCAACTGCCAGAAGATTTGCGTACGGCATTAACTTTACGTGAATTCGATGGTCTGAGTTACGAGGACATTGCGAGCGTCATGCAATGTCCGGTGGGGACCGTACGCTCCCGGATTTTCCGGGCTCGGGAAGCCATTGATAAAGCCTTGCAACCGTTGTTGCAGGAAAACTAA
- a CDS encoding sigma-E factor negative regulatory protein, with product MSRDALQESLSAVMDNEADELELRRVLNAFDDAETRDTWSRYQVARAVMHKDLLIPRLDIAAAVSAALADEAVPAKAARGPWRSLGRLAVAASVTVAVLAGVRLYNQDEIAGAELAQQTQQPVMAGPQVKGPAVLAGYKESSDATGPMANGVLQGQSGWQDQRLPGYLRQHAQESAVKGTESALPYARAASLENR from the coding sequence ATGAGTCGTGATGCCCTGCAGGAATCGCTGTCCGCAGTGATGGATAACGAAGCGGATGAACTGGAACTTCGTCGAGTGCTCAATGCATTTGATGATGCCGAAACCCGTGATACCTGGTCTCGTTACCAAGTCGCTCGGGCGGTGATGCACAAAGATCTGTTAATCCCTCGTCTGGATATTGCTGCGGCCGTTTCTGCTGCGCTGGCCGATGAAGCCGTTCCGGCAAAAGCTGCTCGTGGTCCTTGGCGTAGCCTGGGTCGCCTGGCAGTTGCTGCCTCGGTGACGGTGGCCGTACTGGCTGGTGTGCGCCTGTACAACCAGGACGAGATCGCCGGTGCCGAACTGGCCCAGCAAACCCAGCAGCCGGTCATGGCCGGTCCGCAGGTCAAGGGTCCAGCTGTTCTGGCTGGCTACAAGGAAAGCTCCGACGCAACGGGTCCGATGGCCAATGGCGTGCTTCAAGGGCAATCCGGCTGGCAGGATCAGCGTCTGCCAGGCTATCTGCGCCAGCACGCTCAGGAATCGGCTGTAAAAGGCACTGAAAGCGCGCTGCCATACGCTCGCGCTGCAAGCCTGGAAAACCGCTAA